One genomic window of Solanum dulcamara chromosome 10, daSolDulc1.2, whole genome shotgun sequence includes the following:
- the LOC129871005 gene encoding WAT1-related protein At2g39510-like, translating into MSSNTKECLSKFVKRSKPYLAVIFLQFGYGGSAIIAKTALNNGMSHYTFSVYRNLFAAVVFAPFAAVLERKIRPKMTLSIFWKIMLLALLEPVIDQNLYYAGMKYTTATFATAMCNVLPAITFLLAWILRLENVNVWKSPSQAKIIGTIVTLGGATIMSLVGGPTIGLPWTKHHNNVPSTSNVVSPNELNPVKGALFIAAGCFCWACFYNLQAITLKKYPAGMTLTSLICMSGALQGTALTLVVQRGNFGIWSIHWGTSIFYASLYCGIVNSGIGYYVSGLIMNVKGPVFVTAFNPLNMVIVAILGSFILSEQLNLGRVVGAAVIVVGLYLVIWGTSKDQNSSKIVSTNENVESNTNKELSEIKSSNQSVIGDESV; encoded by the exons atgtCATCAAATACTAAGGAATGTTTATCGAAGTTTGTGAAGAGATCAAAGCCATATTTGGCTGTAATTTTCTTGCAATTTGGTTATGGAGGCTCAGCCATAATAGCTAAAACTGCATTGAATAATGGGATGAGCCATTATACTTTTTCTGTCTACAGAAATCTCTTTGCTGCTGTTGTATTTGCTCCTTTTGCTGCTGTCCTTGAAAG GAAAATAAGGCCAAAAATGACACTATCCATTTTCTGGAAGATTATGTTGCTGGCTTTGTTGGA GCCTGTTATAGACCAGAATTTATATTATGCAGGGATGAAATATACCACTGCTACTTTTGCAACAGCAATGTGTAATGTTCTACCAGCCATCACTTTTTTGTTAGCCTGGATACTAAG GCTTGAGAATGTGAATGTATGGAAATCACCTAGCCAAGCAAAAATAATTGGGACAATAGTAACACTTGGAGGTGCAACAATTATGAGCCTTGTTGGAGGGCCAACAATTGGATTACCATGGACCAAACATCATAACAATGTTCCTAGTACTAGCAATGTTGTTTCTCCTAATGAGCTCAATCCTGTTAAAGGTGCCCTCTTCATTGCTGCTGGTTGTTTCTGTTGGGCTTGCTTCTATAATCTTCAG GCAATCACATTGAAGAAATATCCAGCAGGAATGACACTTACTTCTTTAATATGTATGTCTGGGGCTCTACAAGGCACTGCACTAACACTTGTGGTTCAAAGGGGCAATTTTGGAATTTGGTCAATTCACTGGGGCACCAGTATATTCTATGCATCACTTTACTGT GGAATTGTTAATTCTGGGATTGGTTATTATGTTTCTGGATTAATAATGAATGTTAAAGGACCAGTTTTTGTCACAGCTTTTAATCCTCTCAATATGGTTATTGTTGCAATTTTGGGTTCATTCATTTTATCTGAGCAGCTCAACTTGGGAAg GGTTGTGGGAGCtgctgttattgttgttggattATACCTTGTAATATGGGGTACCAGCAAGGaccaaaattcatcaaaaatagtGAGCACCAATGAAAATGTTGAATCAAATACTAATAAAGAATTATCAGAGATTAAATCTTCAAATCAGTCAGTGATTGGAGATGAATCTGTTTAA